From a region of the Synechococcus sp. PCC 7502 genome:
- a CDS encoding AGE family epimerase/isomerase, with protein MTIDLFNKFYLDQEQGGYFSHIDPLTLDPRAASMGRNQARKNWNSVGDHAPAYLINLYLGTGRQEYADMLEDTFDTIEKYFQDYENSPFVQEKFFENWDKDQSWGWQQNRAVVGHNLKIAWNLMRMQSLKPKDSYVSLAQKIAELMPEAGSDRQRGGWYDVVERTKQPGEDFFSFVWHDRKAWWQQEQAVLAYLILHGLLPSEDYLKHAREVAAFYNAFFLDHDDGAVYFNVLANGTPFLMGTERYKGSHSMSAYHSTELCYLSAVYTNLLITKQPLDLYFKPFPKGFPDGILRVSPDILPPGSIKISSVEIDGQPYADFDALGLTVKLPDTQERVKIKVQIIPTA; from the coding sequence ATGACTATCGATCTATTTAATAAGTTTTACTTAGATCAAGAACAAGGCGGCTATTTTTCCCATATTGATCCTCTGACTCTCGACCCACGGGCGGCATCTATGGGACGGAATCAGGCGCGTAAAAACTGGAATTCTGTCGGTGATCACGCTCCTGCCTATTTAATAAATCTGTATTTAGGCACTGGTCGTCAAGAATATGCAGATATGTTGGAAGACACCTTTGACACCATTGAAAAGTATTTCCAAGACTATGAAAATAGCCCGTTTGTCCAAGAAAAATTCTTTGAAAATTGGGATAAAGATCAATCTTGGGGATGGCAGCAAAATCGGGCTGTAGTTGGACATAACCTCAAAATCGCTTGGAATTTAATGCGGATGCAAAGTCTCAAACCCAAGGATAGCTATGTGTCCCTTGCTCAAAAAATTGCCGAACTAATGCCAGAAGCAGGTAGCGATCGCCAACGGGGAGGCTGGTACGACGTGGTTGAACGCACCAAACAACCAGGTGAAGATTTCTTTAGCTTTGTCTGGCATGATCGTAAAGCTTGGTGGCAACAGGAACAGGCTGTCCTTGCCTATTTAATCCTCCATGGACTACTGCCTAGTGAAGATTATCTAAAACATGCCCGTGAGGTCGCGGCATTCTATAATGCCTTCTTCCTCGACCATGATGACGGTGCTGTTTATTTTAATGTTCTGGCAAATGGTACGCCATTTTTGATGGGAACAGAGAGATATAAAGGGTCTCACTCCATGTCAGCCTATCATTCTACGGAGTTATGCTATTTATCCGCAGTTTATACTAATCTTCTGATTACCAAACAGCCTTTAGATTTATACTTCAAACCATTTCCTAAAGGTTTCCCCGATGGCATTTTACGAGTTTCTCCAGATATTCTGCCCCCTGGTAGTATTAAAATTAGCTCTGTAGAAATTGATGGGCAACCCTATGCCGACTTTGATGCGTTGGGATTAACCGTTAAACTTCCTGATACTCAGGAGCGAGTGAAAATTAAGGTTCAAATTATTCCCACTGCTTAA
- the folE gene encoding GTP cyclohydrolase I: MTTSPTRSPAVKNTDKDSKNDNNILSISAKKPISHTIRERLEIAGAPYLANDSIADHLSDAEREELKLEIEGKLQSLFDSMIIDTKNDHNTRETAHRVAKMYVDEVFKGRYHPMPKVTDFPNAKELDEIYTLGPITVRSACSHHFVPIVGQAWVGILPSDRVIGISKFNRIIDWVLSRPHIQEEAAVMVADIIEDLIKPKGIAFVIKAQHMCMSWRGVKEPETRMVNSVVRGAFRADPYLKKEFFDLIRSQGFGE, translated from the coding sequence ATGACAACATCTCCAACTCGATCGCCTGCTGTCAAGAATACTGATAAAGACTCTAAAAATGATAATAATATTCTATCAATCAGTGCCAAAAAACCAATTTCTCACACTATTAGGGAAAGACTAGAGATTGCAGGTGCGCCATACCTTGCCAATGATTCTATTGCTGATCATTTATCAGATGCGGAGCGAGAAGAGTTAAAGCTAGAGATTGAAGGTAAGTTGCAGAGCCTATTTGACTCCATGATCATAGATACAAAAAATGATCACAATACCCGTGAAACTGCCCATCGTGTTGCCAAGATGTATGTGGATGAAGTATTTAAGGGACGTTATCACCCCATGCCCAAGGTTACAGATTTTCCTAATGCCAAAGAATTAGATGAAATTTATACCCTCGGTCCAATTACAGTGAGGTCTGCCTGTTCTCATCATTTTGTGCCGATTGTTGGGCAAGCTTGGGTGGGAATTTTACCTAGCGATCGCGTTATTGGCATTTCTAAGTTTAATCGCATTATTGATTGGGTGCTGAGTCGTCCCCATATCCAAGAAGAAGCTGCAGTTATGGTTGCAGATATTATTGAAGACCTAATTAAGCCCAAGGGTATAGCGTTTGTGATTAAGGCACAACATATGTGTATGAGTTGGCGTGGGGTTAAAGAACCAGAAACTCGGATGGTTAACTCGGTAGTTAGAGGGGCATTTAGGGCTGATCCCTACCTCAAAAAAGAATTCTTTGACCTAATTCGTTCCCAAGGTTTTGGCGAATAG
- a CDS encoding thylakoid membrane photosystem I accumulation factor: MKRIWLCLVLVVLVGILGFSSPTSASLRDDRYDGNIFALYGGNGSLIPPRVTLSQSLNELNRPALLVFYVDDSSDCKLYTPLLNQVQAFYGKTISIIPVIVDSLKLDQPTTDPTQEAFYYRGFVPQTVLISSDRQVMFDQEGKPDFEDLEIPIRKVLNLPPKVTTQQRDAKVRQINEVNP; this comes from the coding sequence ATGAAACGTATTTGGCTTTGTTTAGTTTTAGTTGTATTAGTTGGAATATTAGGGTTTTCTAGTCCTACCTCTGCTAGTCTCCGAGACGATCGCTACGATGGCAATATTTTTGCTTTGTATGGAGGCAATGGTTCCCTAATTCCGCCCAGAGTTACTCTATCTCAGTCATTAAATGAGTTAAATCGTCCTGCACTATTAGTGTTTTATGTAGATGATAGCTCTGACTGTAAACTCTATACCCCTTTGCTCAATCAAGTTCAGGCTTTCTATGGCAAAACCATCAGTATTATTCCCGTTATTGTGGATAGCCTAAAGTTAGATCAACCCACTACTGATCCAACCCAAGAGGCGTTTTACTATCGAGGATTTGTACCGCAAACTGTGCTTATTAGTAGCGATCGCCAAGTAATGTTTGATCAAGAAGGTAAACCAGATTTTGAAGATTTAGAAATACCCATTCGTAAAGTGCTTAATTTACCGCCCAAGGTTACCACTCAACAACGAGATGCTAAGGTCAGACAAATTAATGAGGTTAATCCTTAG
- a CDS encoding FAD-binding oxidoreductase gives MIKIIIVGAGIIGAAIAYELSQVSKLGIANLNITVLEAQSEVGQGSTKSALGVMMAACSITTNHNGALTNLRLTSLRRYESLVPELEAKTGIDIPYNRHGIFMLINNLEGDLEDKWKALIALRASQGFRMEWIDGSRLRSQYPQFQAKVGLHSFDDRSVNPHILLQALVTAAKLNGVEFKCDHPVHNLNELDQLAPDWVILAAGLGSSPLIQQVLKSKTKPDVLFPVGGQAIQVYLPPAELKTNWQTDLKSVLHCEDVNIVPAGNDQYLIGATVEFDYEVLPRAENVDLLLEQAIGFCPAFAKAKILSTWAGDRPRPKFQGSPIIGFIPNLKNTLVATGHFRNGVLMAPVTAQIVKDLILEGTSDLPWQKQQLKT, from the coding sequence ATGATCAAAATTATTATCGTTGGGGCTGGTATTATCGGTGCAGCGATCGCCTATGAACTCAGTCAAGTTTCTAAGTTAGGAATTGCTAATTTAAACATTACTGTTTTGGAAGCTCAATCTGAAGTGGGTCAGGGTTCGACCAAATCTGCTTTAGGAGTCATGATGGCAGCCTGTAGTATCACTACTAATCACAATGGGGCTTTAACAAATTTACGTTTAACTAGTTTGCGCAGGTATGAAAGCTTAGTCCCAGAATTAGAGGCAAAAACTGGGATTGATATTCCCTATAATCGCCACGGCATTTTTATGCTGATCAATAATCTGGAAGGTGATCTGGAGGATAAGTGGAAGGCTTTAATTGCCCTTAGAGCATCTCAAGGATTTCGGATGGAGTGGATAGATGGAAGTCGTTTGCGATCGCAATATCCCCAATTTCAGGCAAAAGTAGGCTTACATAGCTTTGATGATCGATCAGTTAATCCTCATATTCTGCTTCAAGCATTAGTTACCGCCGCTAAATTAAATGGCGTTGAGTTTAAATGCGATCACCCTGTTCATAACTTGAATGAGTTGGATCAATTGGCTCCTGACTGGGTGATTCTTGCTGCAGGATTAGGTTCTAGTCCATTAATTCAACAAGTTCTTAAATCTAAAACTAAACCCGATGTACTTTTTCCCGTGGGAGGACAGGCAATTCAAGTTTATTTACCCCCAGCCGAACTAAAAACTAATTGGCAAACTGATTTAAAAAGTGTACTTCACTGTGAAGATGTGAATATTGTCCCCGCGGGGAATGATCAATATCTGATCGGTGCCACGGTCGAATTTGATTATGAGGTTTTACCAAGGGCTGAGAATGTAGATTTACTATTAGAGCAAGCTATAGGTTTTTGTCCCGCTTTTGCTAAGGCTAAAATATTATCAACTTGGGCAGGTGATCGCCCTCGACCTAAATTCCAAGGTTCACCGATCATTGGCTTTATTCCCAATCTCAAAAACACCTTAGTTGCCACGGGGCATTTTCGCAATGGCGTACTCATGGCACCAGTTACGGCTCAAATTGTTAAAGACTTAATCTTAGAGGGAACCAGTGACTTACCTTGGCAAAAGCAACAATTAAAAACTTAA
- a CDS encoding Rne/Rng family ribonuclease produces the protein MPKQIIIAEQYRTAAVFSEDRIEEIIVATGTHQVGDIYMGVVENILVSIDAAFVNIGDGDRNGFIHITDLGPLKLRRSGGSISELLTPKQRVLVQVMKEPTGNKGPRLTGNISMPGRYVVLMPFGRGVSLSKRIKNEAERNRLRALGILTKPSGMGLLIRTEAEDMPEEMIIEDLGNLQKQWEAIQQEANTTRHPNLLNRDNDFIQKVLRDTYSDDVNRIVTDTNEGLKRVKQHLLSWADGNIPASIAIDLHKERTSILEYFRVNAAIRESLRPRVDLPSGGYIIIAPTEALTVIDVNSGSFTQSQTSRETVLWTNCEAAVEVARQLRLRNIAGVIVVDFIDMDNRRDQMQLLQEFTKALQSDKSRPQIAQLTELGLVELTRKRQGQSIYELFGRPCPTCNGLGHLVHLPGESALQSAEALPRDLRISTKLDLDASSDDTFSDLSGGTEANLISHPSYNDRNGSRRRRRSRDNERNGNDRNSTAIDQGRDQVRELVRESREKPKRSEPKELKLPAIPVVSEVEVDPVVEVISEKVKRAVPRPKLEAPELITVEMTTEEQEVYALMGISPLVLINREIKDTKSAIVSVALPGTVVRNTPMVEAPADLPETNIVSDSYTPKFEIEEAIAFNKSTDKPAKPTKTEKRILTESQSESETKFTPNLDLEPVDLEPIDVTDSVIQKPIEVVEENLENKPENDQEEIAEVKIQSPAASRRKRTRS, from the coding sequence ATGCCCAAGCAAATTATTATTGCGGAGCAGTACAGAACGGCTGCTGTATTTAGTGAAGATCGGATTGAAGAGATTATTGTAGCCACAGGTACCCATCAAGTCGGTGATATATACATGGGAGTTGTCGAAAATATCCTTGTCAGTATTGATGCTGCATTTGTCAATATTGGGGATGGCGATCGCAACGGATTTATTCATATTACCGATTTAGGACCATTAAAACTTAGGCGATCGGGTGGCTCAATTAGTGAACTACTGACTCCCAAACAAAGAGTACTAGTTCAGGTGATGAAAGAGCCAACGGGGAACAAAGGTCCAAGGCTAACGGGTAATATCTCCATGCCTGGTCGGTATGTGGTGTTAATGCCTTTTGGTCGTGGGGTTAGCCTATCTAAGCGCATAAAAAACGAGGCGGAACGTAATCGACTAAGAGCCTTGGGAATTTTAACTAAGCCATCGGGTATGGGTTTATTAATCCGCACCGAGGCAGAGGATATGCCTGAAGAAATGATTATTGAAGACTTGGGTAACTTGCAAAAACAATGGGAAGCCATTCAACAGGAAGCAAATACCACCCGTCATCCTAATTTATTAAATCGGGATAATGATTTTATTCAAAAGGTACTACGGGATACCTATTCCGATGATGTTAATCGCATTGTTACTGATACCAACGAAGGGCTAAAACGGGTTAAGCAGCATTTACTTAGTTGGGCAGATGGCAATATTCCTGCCAGTATTGCGATCGACCTACATAAGGAACGAACTTCTATTTTGGAGTACTTTCGGGTTAATGCCGCTATCCGTGAATCCCTACGCCCAAGGGTAGATTTACCTTCGGGTGGATATATTATCATTGCGCCGACTGAGGCTTTAACTGTCATTGATGTTAACTCTGGTTCATTTACGCAATCTCAAACTTCCCGTGAAACCGTACTATGGACAAATTGTGAGGCTGCGGTAGAAGTAGCTCGACAACTGCGGTTACGCAATATTGCGGGTGTAATTGTGGTTGATTTTATCGACATGGATAATCGCCGTGATCAAATGCAACTACTGCAGGAATTTACCAAGGCATTACAGTCAGATAAATCTCGTCCCCAAATTGCCCAACTTACTGAATTAGGCTTAGTGGAGTTAACCCGCAAACGCCAAGGACAAAGTATCTATGAGCTATTTGGTCGCCCTTGTCCCACCTGTAACGGTTTAGGACATTTGGTTCACTTGCCAGGTGAAAGTGCTTTACAGTCCGCCGAAGCATTACCTAGGGACTTACGGATTTCGACTAAGCTTGATTTAGATGCGAGTAGTGATGATACTTTTTCAGACTTAAGTGGAGGTACGGAAGCTAATTTAATCAGCCATCCTAGCTATAACGATCGCAATGGCTCTAGACGGCGGCGGCGATCGCGTGATAATGAACGCAATGGTAATGATCGCAACTCTACTGCCATAGATCAAGGTAGAGATCAAGTACGAGAACTAGTTAGAGAAAGCAGAGAAAAACCCAAGCGCTCTGAGCCTAAGGAACTTAAACTGCCTGCTATTCCTGTAGTCAGTGAAGTCGAAGTTGACCCTGTGGTCGAAGTAATCTCTGAAAAAGTCAAACGGGCAGTACCACGTCCAAAGCTAGAGGCACCAGAACTGATCACCGTGGAAATGACAACCGAGGAACAGGAAGTCTATGCCCTCATGGGAATTTCACCTTTAGTCTTGATCAATCGGGAAATTAAAGATACAAAATCGGCGATCGTGTCGGTAGCTTTACCTGGTACTGTCGTCAGAAATACGCCTATGGTAGAAGCACCTGCGGATCTGCCTGAGACTAATATTGTATCTGATAGCTACACGCCCAAGTTTGAAATTGAGGAAGCGATCGCATTTAATAAATCTACAGATAAACCTGCAAAACCGACAAAAACCGAAAAACGGATATTAACTGAATCCCAATCCGAATCAGAAACTAAGTTCACTCCAAATCTGGATTTAGAACCTGTGGATTTAGAGCCTATAGATGTGACAGATTCAGTAATTCAAAAGCCCATTGAAGTTGTCGAAGAAAATCTGGAAAATAAGCCAGAAAATGATCAAGAGGAAATTGCGGAAGTTAAAATTCAGTCCCCTGCTGCATCACGGCGTAAGCGTACTCGATCCTAG
- a CDS encoding histidine phosphatase family protein translates to MEFYLITRVILVRHGESTSNSAGMVQGRGNSDRPDLQPPLTQKGQQQAKLAGLALANLAIDTAYCSPLVRANQTANLILENRSINLNTHENLREINLPQWEGLTFGEVRSQYPEQYNNWHHAPEQLEMSRPTGEKFYPVLDLFEQAQSVWAEILPKHDGQTVLLVAHSGINRALIASALGIAPSRYHYLHQSNCGISILNFRQSGETYTAQLESLNLVSHLQAISGDVLPPTKKDHAGIRLLLVRHGETNWNRDQRFQGQIDIPLNTTGEQQAQKAADFLAQVKINQAFSSSMLRPKQTAEIILTKHPHLSLQLTDLLKEISHGKWEGKLETEIEAEFPGELQRWQSTPESVQMPEGENLNDVWARVKIAWQQIIDAVPQGETAMVVAHDAVNKAILCQLFNLSPASFWAFKQGNGAVSVIDYPHGDVPVLQSMNITTHLSNSVLDSTAAGAL, encoded by the coding sequence TTGGAGTTTTATCTGATTACTCGTGTTATTTTAGTCCGTCATGGAGAAAGTACTTCTAATAGTGCTGGAATGGTGCAAGGTCGTGGCAATAGTGATCGGCCCGATTTACAACCACCACTAACTCAGAAGGGACAACAACAGGCAAAACTAGCTGGGCTAGCTTTGGCAAACTTAGCTATAGATACGGCTTATTGTAGCCCCCTTGTCAGGGCTAATCAAACAGCAAACTTGATCTTAGAAAATAGATCAATCAACTTAAATACTCACGAAAATCTACGGGAAATTAATTTACCGCAATGGGAAGGTCTAACCTTTGGTGAGGTGCGATCGCAATATCCCGAACAATACAATAATTGGCACCATGCCCCAGAGCAGCTAGAGATGTCCCGACCAACGGGGGAGAAATTTTATCCTGTTTTAGATTTATTTGAGCAGGCACAATCAGTCTGGGCGGAAATTTTACCTAAACATGATGGGCAGACAGTTTTACTTGTGGCACATAGCGGTATTAATCGAGCTTTAATTGCCTCCGCCTTGGGCATCGCCCCATCCCGTTACCATTATCTGCATCAATCTAACTGTGGTATTAGTATTTTGAATTTTAGGCAATCAGGCGAGACCTATACTGCCCAATTAGAGTCTTTAAATTTAGTTAGTCATTTACAAGCGATCAGTGGCGATGTTTTACCCCCGACCAAAAAAGATCATGCTGGTATTAGATTGTTATTAGTTCGTCATGGTGAAACCAACTGGAATCGAGATCAACGCTTTCAAGGACAAATTGATATTCCCTTAAATACTACAGGCGAGCAACAGGCACAAAAAGCCGCCGACTTTCTAGCACAGGTAAAAATTAATCAAGCCTTTAGTAGTTCGATGTTGCGTCCGAAACAAACTGCCGAGATTATCCTCACTAAACATCCCCACCTTTCCCTACAGTTAACCGATTTACTCAAAGAAATTTCCCACGGCAAATGGGAGGGCAAATTAGAAACAGAAATTGAAGCCGAGTTTCCCGGAGAGTTACAAAGATGGCAAAGTACACCTGAATCTGTGCAAATGCCTGAAGGTGAAAACTTAAATGATGTATGGGCAAGGGTAAAAATAGCTTGGCAACAAATTATTGATGCTGTACCCCAGGGAGAAACGGCAATGGTGGTCGCCCATGATGCGGTCAATAAGGCAATTCTTTGTCAGTTATTTAATCTAAGTCCTGCTAGTTTTTGGGCATTTAAGCAGGGTAATGGGGCAGTATCAGTGATTGATTACCCCCATGGAGATGTGCCAGTCCTGCAATCTATGAATATTACTACCCATTTATCTAATAGTGTCTTGGATAGTACAGCCGCAGGAGCTTTATAG
- a CDS encoding UDP-N-acetylmuramoyl-L-alanyl-D-glutamate--2,6-diaminopimelate ligase encodes MSIQFIDGVPLSELLSGAGYKNQVQNSSYDNDLILRIVTDSRIVQAGDLFIAMIGSKADGSQYVSQALANGAIAAIIDRSSNLEPHPQVIAVPDVITACAEIAASFYDHPVQKLKLVGVTGTNGKTTTTHLIEFLLKDKYATGLMGTLYTRWQGYEHISTHTTPFAVDLQAQFKQAVDQNQEVMVMEVSSHALAQRRVWTCPFGVSVFTNLTQDHLDYHLNLEDYFQAKALLFTPDYLKGKAVINLDDAYGVRLIADCRSRKQPVWTYSLTNSEADFFTDNLTYSSNGVTATLHTPLGAIAFSSPLVGSFNLANVLAAIATAVELGISLREIVERLPKFKSVPGRVEQVQISEDQDITVVVDYAHTPDSLENLLKAMRPFTKRELICVFGCGGDRDRTKRPIMGEIAARLADRVYITSDNPRTENAELILQDILKGVPEQVNAKVEIDRRICIKEAIAKAEAGDTVLIAGKGHEDYQIIGTEKIHFDDREEAKIALQAR; translated from the coding sequence ATGTCTATACAGTTTATTGATGGAGTTCCATTATCAGAACTTTTAAGTGGAGCAGGATATAAAAATCAAGTTCAAAATTCCAGTTATGATAACGACCTGATCCTGAGAATAGTTACTGATTCGCGCATTGTTCAAGCAGGGGATTTATTTATTGCCATGATCGGAAGTAAGGCAGATGGTAGTCAATATGTATCCCAAGCATTAGCAAACGGAGCGATCGCTGCCATTATCGATCGCTCTAGTAACTTAGAACCCCATCCTCAAGTTATCGCCGTTCCCGATGTTATTACTGCCTGTGCTGAGATTGCTGCTAGTTTTTATGATCATCCAGTCCAAAAACTGAAATTAGTAGGTGTAACTGGAACAAACGGGAAAACTACGACTACTCACCTCATTGAATTTTTACTAAAAGATAAATATGCCACTGGTTTAATGGGAACTCTCTATACCCGTTGGCAAGGCTACGAACATATTTCTACTCACACTACGCCCTTTGCTGTAGATTTACAGGCACAATTTAAGCAGGCTGTGGATCAAAATCAAGAAGTGATGGTAATGGAAGTTAGTTCCCATGCTTTGGCTCAACGGCGGGTATGGACTTGTCCCTTTGGCGTATCGGTTTTTACTAATCTCACTCAAGATCATTTAGATTATCATCTGAATTTAGAAGATTATTTTCAAGCGAAGGCTTTATTATTCACTCCCGATTATCTGAAAGGGAAAGCAGTTATTAACCTCGATGATGCCTATGGTGTGCGGTTAATAGCAGATTGTCGATCTCGTAAACAACCCGTATGGACATACAGCTTAACTAATTCTGAGGCGGATTTTTTCACTGATAATCTTACCTATAGTTCTAATGGTGTAACTGCGACTTTACATACACCCCTTGGTGCCATAGCGTTTAGTTCGCCTTTAGTGGGTAGTTTTAATTTAGCTAATGTCCTAGCAGCGATCGCTACGGCTGTAGAATTAGGTATTAGCTTAAGAGAAATAGTGGAGAGATTACCCAAATTTAAGAGTGTGCCAGGTCGAGTCGAGCAAGTGCAAATTAGTGAAGATCAAGATATTACGGTGGTTGTGGACTATGCCCATACTCCCGATAGCCTAGAGAATTTACTGAAGGCAATGCGTCCATTTACAAAAAGAGAATTGATTTGTGTGTTCGGTTGTGGCGGCGATCGTGATCGGACAAAAAGACCAATTATGGGAGAAATTGCCGCACGGTTAGCGGATCGGGTTTATATCACTTCCGATAATCCTCGCACTGAAAATGCCGAATTGATTCTTCAAGATATTCTTAAGGGAGTTCCTGAACAGGTAAATGCGAAGGTAGAAATAGATCGGAGAATTTGTATTAAAGAAGCGATCGCCAAAGCAGAGGCTGGAGATACAGTTTTAATAGCAGGTAAAGGACATGAAGATTATCAAATTATTGGTACTGAGAAAATCCATTTTGATGATCGAGAGGAAGCCAAAATTGCTTTACAAGCCAGATAA
- a CDS encoding beta-ketoacyl-ACP synthase III translates to MNGVRIIGSGSALPQRIITNDELSQTIETSDEWIASRTGIRQRRVITSDQESLASLATVAGKQAIAMAGIEAEDLDLIILATSSPDDLFGSAAQVQYLLGAEKAVAFDLSAACSGFVFGLVTASQFIQTGTYRNILLIGADVLSRWVDWSDRRTCILFGDGAGAVVLQASEQKYLLGFELRSDGKGNPLLNLSHGSTGYEHITMNGGEVYRFAVKSVPEVLDKALFRANLTVGDIDWLILHQANQRILDAVQSRMGFAPEKVITNLSNYGNTSAASIPLALDESVRSYKIKTSDTIAISGFGAGLSWGAAVFKWG, encoded by the coding sequence ATGAATGGAGTCAGAATAATTGGTAGCGGTTCGGCTTTACCCCAGCGCATTATTACTAATGATGAATTAAGTCAAACCATTGAAACATCAGATGAGTGGATTGCCTCACGCACGGGCATCCGTCAACGGCGAGTGATAACTTCTGATCAAGAATCCTTAGCCAGCTTGGCAACTGTGGCGGGAAAACAAGCGATCGCTATGGCAGGTATAGAAGCAGAGGATTTAGATTTAATTATTCTGGCAACTTCTAGTCCAGATGATCTATTCGGTTCTGCCGCTCAGGTGCAGTATCTTTTAGGGGCAGAAAAAGCCGTAGCCTTTGACTTGAGTGCCGCTTGTTCAGGGTTTGTATTTGGTTTAGTTACTGCTTCACAATTTATTCAGACTGGTACGTACCGCAATATTTTACTAATTGGTGCCGATGTTTTATCTCGTTGGGTAGATTGGAGCGATCGCCGTACTTGTATCCTATTTGGTGATGGAGCAGGGGCAGTGGTTTTACAAGCATCGGAACAAAAATATCTTTTGGGGTTTGAACTCCGCAGCGATGGCAAAGGGAATCCCTTACTAAATCTGAGTCATGGTTCTACAGGTTATGAGCATATTACGATGAATGGCGGTGAAGTTTATCGGTTTGCCGTAAAGTCTGTACCAGAAGTATTAGATAAGGCTTTATTTCGGGCAAATTTAACTGTTGGTGATATAGATTGGCTGATTCTGCATCAGGCTAACCAACGAATTTTAGACGCTGTCCAATCACGCATGGGCTTTGCGCCTGAAAAAGTAATTACTAATTTAAGTAACTATGGCAACACCTCTGCCGCTTCAATTCCTTTAGCCTTAGACGAGTCGGTACGATCGTATAAAATCAAAACCTCCGATACCATTGCCATATCAGGATTTGGGGCGGGATTAAGTTGGGGTGCAGCGGTATTTAAGTGGGGCTAA